Within the Novosphingobium sp. SL115 genome, the region CCGGGACCGTTCTTCAGGATCGATTCAATGGCGTTTCTGGCGCTGGCCTTGCTGGCATAGCCTTCGGTCCAGAAGATGGCCTCGCTATTGTGGCAGAAGTAGGCGACGAACTCGCCTCCCTTGTTCTTGCGGATTTCGAAACGGTGCGCCATCGCAGGGCCTCCTTGGTGGAATTGCCCTGCAAGCTTAGCATTGCCTGCACACCGCCTCATGTAAAAACTGGTATTACACCGTCGCAAATCTTGCCGGTGCATAGAATGCAGCGTCAATCTCTTGTGTCAGCCCATCACGCGGGAGGCCCAACAGCAACTGCGCGCCAAGCCGCGCGGCAGCAGGCGCGGTCTGAATGCCGAAACCGCCCTGCCCGGCAAACCAGAACAGTCCGTCCGCTCGCGGATCGAAGCCATAGACTGGCAGCCTGTCAGGCGCGAACGAACGCAATCCGGCCCAGCGCCGTTCCATCGCAGCAATCTTCCAGTCCACCACCTGTTCAAAACGGTCGATGGCTATGGCAATGTCCAGTTCCTCAGGCGCGGCATCACCTGCCACATCGGGAATTTCATCATGCGGAGAAAGCCACAGCCGCCCGCCTTGCGGTTTGAAATAGAAGTCTTCGTTGATACCCAGCGTGAGCGGCAGGGTATCGAGGGGCGCAGGATCGGTGCGCAGTTGCACGATAGTCCGGCGCAGTGGTTGAATGCCCAGCGGCCCCACGCCCACCAGTTCGGCCACGCCATCGGCCCATGCCCCTGCGGCATTGGCCAGAATGCCTGCGCGTGCAGCACCATCCGCCCAGCTTATCCGCCAGCCAGCGCCATCACGTTCAATCCGCTCCACCCGTGCCCGCACACGCAGCACCGTGCCGGTGCGGCGCGATGCCGCAAGATAGTGCTGATGCAGGCCCGCCACATCGATATCGGCGCATTCCGGCTCCCACGCACCGACGACCCAGTCCCCCCGCAAACCGGGAACGCGAGCATCCAGCGCGGCGCGGTTCTGCAAATGCAGCGTAGCGCCAAGCGCGGTGAACTTTTCGATGAATGCTTCCACTTTGTCCCGGTCCGCCGCCGTGCCGATGTTCAGCGCGCCACGCGGCGACAGAAAGCCGCCCTCCTTCAGAAAGCGGCCCGATGCCATGGTCAGTGGGAAAACCCCCGGCCCGCCATAAGTTTCTTCCCAGAACGCGGCAGAACGTCCTGTCGTGTGATAACCGGGCGTATCCTCGGCTTCTACCAGCAGCACACGCGCATACGGGGCGCATTCGGCGGCAAGGCTGGCTCCGGCCATACCTGCGCCAATGATGGCAACGTCAAATTCTCCGGCAATATCGTCTGAGGCAAACTGGTTCACGCAGGCTTCGTTTCTTCCGTGGGAGGGGCAAGACGATCCAGAAAGTCGTCGATGGTGTGAATCACCTCGTCACGCACTTCGTCAACCTCGCGCAAAAGTTCATGCCGCGCCTCTTTGCCCCAAGTGGCGAGCTGCGCGCGGGGCAAACGGCGAGCAGCGCGTTCGATCGCAGGCCATGACACTAGCCCATCATAGCGCGCAGCCAGCAACAGGACCGGCGTGTCCACCGCTTCAAGCACACCGGGCACCTCCAGCGCGCGGATCGAGGCATAGCCGCGTTCAACCCAGCGCCAACTCCCCGGTCCCATACCCAGAAACGGTCGTGCGGCCTTCCAGTGCGCTTCGTCTGCATAACGCGCTTCGTCATGCGTCAGTAGCGTGTTGCGCGCCGCTACTGATGCGCCGGGCTTCTCGCTACTTTTCCATGCAGGCCGATCAGGACTACCGATTCGGCACATCAACTGGGCAACGCCATGAAGCATGCGAATCGGACCCGGCGCGAGAAATCCGAGCATCGGCGCACTTAAAACCGCAGCAACAGGGTTAATTCGTTGCTCAGCAACAGCACGCAGCACAAGATGCCCACCCATCGAATGACCAACGATGACATGCGGGGCTGGTGTAGTGGTAACCCAGCCCTGCCAGAACACTGCCAGATCATCCAACCACACCGAAAAATCGGGCACATCGCCGGTCAGCGGATCAGCGGCAAAGCGTCCTGAACCTGCTTGTCCACGCCAGTCAAGAGCAGTGACACGCCACCCTTCTTCGTGCCAGTAATCAAGTGATTCCAGATACTTTTCATAAAAGTCCCCCCGCCCCGGCAGGAACAGGATGGATCCGCGTGGGGCATCGGGCATGGCAGGATCGGACACACCGGGCCAATCGATCCGGCGGATTGCATGGCCATCGGGCGCGGCCCACTCAGCCTCGGTTGCCGTGGCAGGAATTGCCCTGCGGTCCATCCGCCGCATCGTGCCCAGATCCATGCCGAACTGCCTCCACCAACGCAAATCCGCGCCAAGGTTTGGTTACCGTTTGGTAAGTGATTGTCCCGTATGCCCGGTGACATGCAGGGAAACATCATCGTTTACGGACTGGTCGGAGCATTGGCAATCGCGCTGCTGATTGCCGCTTTCACCGATATCCGTCGCCGCCAGATCGACAACTGGCTGAACGCGGCCATTGCGCTGGGCGCACCGGTATATTGGTGGGCGGCAGATCTTTCCTTGTGGCCGGACGTCGCCATGCAACTGGGGGTCGCTCTCGCGGCATTTCTGGTGCTGGCCGGGCTGTTTGCGCTGAAGATGATGGGCGGCGGCGATGTAAAGCTGCTGGCCGCGCTGGCGCTTTGGCTTGCGCCGCTGACGTTTCTCAAACTGCTGCTGATGATGTCGATCATCGGCGGTCTCCTGACCATCGTGATGGCAGCGTGGCACTTTACACGGACGCGCCGCCGCGATGCGAAGATCCCCTACGGCGTAGCAATTGCCGCCGCAGGCCTGATTACGCTGGCTCCCACGCTGGAGGCCGGGTGGCGCTCCGTTACCGGGGCGTAAACGCGGTAATGCAATTTTTAACCAATTTGACCGACACATCCGGGCCGAATTGAACATCCGATCTGTAATTTTTGAACTCTGAACTTGGGCGGGAAAAGTTAGCCATGGACAAGAGGAAGCTGATGCTGCTGGTGGGGGCGCTGATCGTGGCGATCGGCACGGCCTTCGCTGCGAGGAGCCTTTTCGCCGGCGCATCGACGCCTCAGGCCGAAGCGGCCTCGAAGCTGGCGATGGGACCGAAGGTGCTGGTCGCGCAACGCGCCCTGCCCATCGGCACGATCATTACGGCTGATTCGCTGAACTTCCAAGCCTGGCCCAAGGACATGGTGCAGGACGCCTACTTCATTGAAGGCGAAACCGACATGCAGAAGATGCTGGGCACCGTGGTTCGGAACCCGATTACTGCGGGCGAACCAGTGACCAAGGGCAATCTTGTGGCGCCGGGCGACCGTGGCTTTCTTGCGGCAGCCCTTGCACCGGGCATGCGCGCCGTCACCATCCCGGTTTCGGCACGCACCGGCGTTGCGGGCTTCGTCTTTCCGGGCGACCGCATCGACCTCGTGCTGACCCAGACGGTCAAGGCAAGCGGTCAGGCCGCTGCGCTCAGGGCTTCGGAAACCTTCCTAAAGAACCTCCGCGTTCTCGCTACCGACCAGTCGACCGAACAGACCATGGTGGACGGCAAGACCCAGGTGCGCACTTTCAGCACTGTCACGCTTGAAGCGACGCCGAAGATGGCCGAAAAGATTGCCGTGTCGCAGACTATCGGCACGATCAGCCTCTCGCTGCGCTCGCTGGCCGACAACTCTGCCGAACTTGAACAGGCGGTTGCCTCAGGCGACGTGAAGATCCCAGCCGGCGCCACGCCCCAGCAGGAAGAAGCCCTGCTCAAGCAGGCGATGAACCGCCCGCTTGAAGCAGGCAAGGGCAGCTTTGTCACCGGCGGCGATGTCTCGCGCTTCCAGCGCTCAACCATGCCGGTCACCGAAACGCCCCGGATGGGCGGTTTCTCCAGCCCCTCCCCCCGCATGGGCGGACGCGACGAGCAGGTAAAGACCGGCCCGACCGTTCGTGTAACTCGCGGCAAAGAGACTGAAGACGTCTCGCTGGGAGGCAAGTGATGAAGACCGCGCGCCCCAATCCGCATGCGAAGGATCGCAAGATGAACCGCCGCTTCTCCACCTCGCTTATCTCGGCCGCGATGATCGTGCTGCCGCTGGCAATCGCCCCGGTTCCCGGTGCACTGCACGCCCAGAGCATGACCAGCCCTTCGCGCACTGTCACACTGTCCATCGGCAAGGGTGAAATGATTACCGTGCCGGGCCGTCTGGCCGACGTTTTCGTCGCAGATGAAAAGGTAGCGGACGTTCAGGTCAAATCGACCAACCAGCTTTACGTGTTCGGCAAGGGTGGCGGTGAAACCACTGTCTATGCCAGCGACACCAAGGGCACCGTGGTATGGTCCGCCAACATCCGCGTCGGCAACAACATCGACTCGATCGATCAGATGCTGCGCCTGGCCATGCCGGACGCCCGTGTCAGCGTGGCCACGATGAACAACACCGTGCTGCTGACCGGCACTGTTGCCGCACCGGAAGATGCAGCTGAGGCTGAACGACTTGTTCGCGCCTTCACCGGCGACAAGACCAACGTCATCAGCCGCCTGAAGATGGCAACCCCGCTGCAGGTCAGCCTGCATGTGAAGTTCGCCGAAGTCAGCCGCACACTGGTGCGCACCATCGGCATGAACGTGACCTCGATCGACGGCACCGGCGGCTTCAAGTTCGGCATCGGTCAGGGCCGGACATACGGTTCGACCGCCACCACCGATCCGTTGCTGCCGTTCGGTGTCGGTAATGCGCCGACGGGCTACACTTTCGATCCGACCGCCATCACCGCAACCAACCCCACGGGTATCGCTGCAAAGGCAGGCACCGCCGTCACAGCGACCACCGCAGGCACGACCATTGCCGGCATGGGCAAGTTCCTCGGTCTGGACCTGCTCGGCGCGCTGGATGCTGGTGAAACGCTGGGGCTGGTGACTACTCTGTCGGAACCCAACCTGACCGCGCTTTCGGGCGAAACGGCAGACTTTCTGGCAGGCGGTGAATATCCCATCCCGGTTTCGCAGGGGCTTGGCACCACGTCGATCGAATACAAGAAATACGGCGTCAGCCTGGCCTATACTCCCACGGTTCTGGCCAATGGCCGCATCTCCATCCGTGTGCGTCCCGAAGTATCGGAACTGTCCAGCACCGGCGCACTCAAGCTCGACAGTGTCGAAATCCCGGCGCTGACCGTGCGTCGTGCAGAAACCACCATCGAACTGGGTTCGGGCCAATCGTTCATGATCGCGGGTCTGCTTACCAACGGCGCGCAAAATTCGCTGACCAAGATGCCGGGCGCGGGCGACATCCCCATTCTGGGATCGTTGTTCCGTTCGACCAGCTACAAAAAGGGCGAAACCGAACTCGTGATTATCGTCACGCCGTATCTGGTCAACCCGGTCAACGCCGATGAAATCGTCCTGCCGACCGATGGCTTCCAGCATCCCAACGACATCCAGCGCCTGCTTGGCAACATGGAGAACGACGGGGTGAGCGGCGCAAAGCGTCCTGGTCCTGTCGAAAAGGACGGATCGGTCGAAACCGGACCGAAGGTTGGCGCACTTGATACGCCTGCCACCACCACCCAGCCGCGCGACCGTCGCAGCGACAAGAAAGTCGCCAGCGCCAAGCCCGGCTTCAGCATTCAGTGAGAAAGGGACAAGCCATGCGTCATAGCCTCACCCGCAGCGCGGCAAGTGCGCTCGCCCTCTCGCTCGCAGTCGTCCTGTCGGCCTGCTCCAGCGTGCCCGAAAACCGCATGCTCAATTCGGTCCATCAGCCGGTAGTCGAACGCAACCGTTATGTCTTCGATGTCGAAACGCTGCCCGGTGGTGGTATGTCGATCTCGGAACAGCGCCGCCTTGAAGGCTGGTTCGAAAGCCTTGGCCTGAAATACGGCGACAAGATCGCCGTGGACGATCCACTTGAATCGCGGGCCACAATGGCTTCTGTCGATACCGTCGCCGGTCGCTGGGGCATCATCGTCGAAGCAGGTCCGGCACCGGTAACGCCCGGATATGTGCCTGCTGGCGGTGCCCGCATCGTCGTCTCGCGCACCACGGCCAGCGTGCCGGGCTGCCCGGACTGGTCGGCCAAGTCCGACTTTTCGATGAGCAACCGCACGATGTCGAACTTCGGCTGCGCCACCAACAGCAACCTTGCGGCGATGGTGGCCGACAAGGAGCACCTCATCAAGGGTGCAAGCGGGACTGGCGAAACCGTGGTGATGAGCGGCAACAAGGCCATCGACAGCTATCGCGCGGCCAAGCCGACCGGCGAGGAAGGGCTGAAGAACAACAGCACTTCGAGCGTCAAGAGCAGCAGCGGCGGAGGGAACTGAAACCATGAGCTGGATGAACAACAACCGCGATCCCTTCGCCGCCTTCATGTGCGACGAAACTTCGCTGGACACGCTCCGCCCGGTCATCGCAGACATGGGCTGGCCTTCGGAAAAATGCCATCGTGGAGGCCTGCGCAACGCGATCCAGTCGCTGTCAGTAACGGCCAGCCCGAACATTCTGATGGTCGACCTGTCGGAAAGTGGCGATCCGCTGCATGACATCAACGCCTTGGCCGAAGTGTGCGAACCGGGCACCGTGGTTATCGCGGTGGGCCAGGTCAACGACGTGCGCCTCTATCGCGATCTGATTGCGTCGGGCATTCAGGATTATCTGCTGAAGCCGCTGAACGCCGGGCAAATCCGCGACGCGCTGGTCAATGCGCAGGCGATCTTCACAGCACCCAAGAATCACGACTCGTCCGGGGTCAAGCGCCACGTCTCGACCGCTGTGGTCGGCACGCGCGGCGGCGTGGGCGCATCCACGCTGGCCACGTCGCTGGCATGGCTGTTCAGCACCGATCACCGTGCGCCCACCGCGCTGCTCGATCTTGACGTCCACTTCGGCACCGGAGCGCTGACGCTTGATCTGGAACCGGGCCGAGGCCTGAGCGATGCGATCGACAATCCCAGCCGCATTGACGGCCTGTTCATCGAACGCGCAATGATCCGCGCCAACGATAATCTGGCGATCCTTTCGGCCGAAGCACCGATCAATTCGCCGCTGATGACCGACGGCAGCGCCTTCGTCCAGTTGGAGGAAGAATTCCGTCACGCCTTCGAAATGACGGTGATCGACATGCCGCGCAACATGCTTATCAACTTCCCGCACCTGCTGGCAGATGTGAACGTGGTGATCCTTGCCACCGAACTGACCCTGGCTGGTGCGCGCGATGCGATCCGCCTGCTTTCGTGGCTGAAATCGAACGCTGCCCATGCCCGCCCGATCATCGTGGCGAACAAGGTGCAGCCGGGCACGGCCGAAATCAGCAAAGCCGATTTCGAAGCGTCGATCGAACGCAAGATCAACTTCATGATCCCTTACGACATCAAGGCTGCATCCAACGCCGCAAAACTGGGCCAGACCTTCGTCAATGCCAATCGCGCGTCGAAGGCAGGCGGCGTGCTG harbors:
- a CDS encoding type II and III secretion system protein family protein, which codes for MKTARPNPHAKDRKMNRRFSTSLISAAMIVLPLAIAPVPGALHAQSMTSPSRTVTLSIGKGEMITVPGRLADVFVADEKVADVQVKSTNQLYVFGKGGGETTVYASDTKGTVVWSANIRVGNNIDSIDQMLRLAMPDARVSVATMNNTVLLTGTVAAPEDAAEAERLVRAFTGDKTNVISRLKMATPLQVSLHVKFAEVSRTLVRTIGMNVTSIDGTGGFKFGIGQGRTYGSTATTDPLLPFGVGNAPTGYTFDPTAITATNPTGIAAKAGTAVTATTAGTTIAGMGKFLGLDLLGALDAGETLGLVTTLSEPNLTALSGETADFLAGGEYPIPVSQGLGTTSIEYKKYGVSLAYTPTVLANGRISIRVRPEVSELSSTGALKLDSVEIPALTVRRAETTIELGSGQSFMIAGLLTNGAQNSLTKMPGAGDIPILGSLFRSTSYKKGETELVIIVTPYLVNPVNADEIVLPTDGFQHPNDIQRLLGNMENDGVSGAKRPGPVEKDGSVETGPKVGALDTPATTTQPRDRRSDKKVASAKPGFSIQ
- the cpaB gene encoding Flp pilus assembly protein CpaB; its protein translation is MDKRKLMLLVGALIVAIGTAFAARSLFAGASTPQAEAASKLAMGPKVLVAQRALPIGTIITADSLNFQAWPKDMVQDAYFIEGETDMQKMLGTVVRNPITAGEPVTKGNLVAPGDRGFLAAALAPGMRAVTIPVSARTGVAGFVFPGDRIDLVLTQTVKASGQAAALRASETFLKNLRVLATDQSTEQTMVDGKTQVRTFSTVTLEATPKMAEKIAVSQTIGTISLSLRSLADNSAELEQAVASGDVKIPAGATPQQEEALLKQAMNRPLEAGKGSFVTGGDVSRFQRSTMPVTETPRMGGFSSPSPRMGGRDEQVKTGPTVRVTRGKETEDVSLGGK
- a CDS encoding YegP family protein, producing the protein MAHRFEIRKNKGGEFVAYFCHNSEAIFWTEGYASKASARNAIESILKNGPGAEVVDTTTAD
- a CDS encoding pilus assembly protein CpaE is translated as MNNNRDPFAAFMCDETSLDTLRPVIADMGWPSEKCHRGGLRNAIQSLSVTASPNILMVDLSESGDPLHDINALAEVCEPGTVVIAVGQVNDVRLYRDLIASGIQDYLLKPLNAGQIRDALVNAQAIFTAPKNHDSSGVKRHVSTAVVGTRGGVGASTLATSLAWLFSTDHRAPTALLDLDVHFGTGALTLDLEPGRGLSDAIDNPSRIDGLFIERAMIRANDNLAILSAEAPINSPLMTDGSAFVQLEEEFRHAFEMTVIDMPRNMLINFPHLLADVNVVILATELTLAGARDAIRLLSWLKSNAAHARPIIVANKVQPGTAEISKADFEASIERKINFMIPYDIKAASNAAKLGQTFVNANRASKAGGVLRDVAQAIVGSVDEDGATAADTGADKRKASLLGKFDLKKMLATKPKSKVAAKA
- a CDS encoding alpha/beta fold hydrolase; the protein is MDLGTMRRMDRRAIPATATEAEWAAPDGHAIRRIDWPGVSDPAMPDAPRGSILFLPGRGDFYEKYLESLDYWHEEGWRVTALDWRGQAGSGRFAADPLTGDVPDFSVWLDDLAVFWQGWVTTTPAPHVIVGHSMGGHLVLRAVAEQRINPVAAVLSAPMLGFLAPGPIRMLHGVAQLMCRIGSPDRPAWKSSEKPGASVAARNTLLTHDEARYADEAHWKAARPFLGMGPGSWRWVERGYASIRALEVPGVLEAVDTPVLLLAARYDGLVSWPAIERAARRLPRAQLATWGKEARHELLREVDEVRDEVIHTIDDFLDRLAPPTEETKPA
- a CDS encoding NAD(P)/FAD-dependent oxidoreductase; translation: MNQFASDDIAGEFDVAIIGAGMAGASLAAECAPYARVLLVEAEDTPGYHTTGRSAAFWEETYGGPGVFPLTMASGRFLKEGGFLSPRGALNIGTAADRDKVEAFIEKFTALGATLHLQNRAALDARVPGLRGDWVVGAWEPECADIDVAGLHQHYLAASRRTGTVLRVRARVERIERDGAGWRISWADGAARAGILANAAGAWADGVAELVGVGPLGIQPLRRTIVQLRTDPAPLDTLPLTLGINEDFYFKPQGGRLWLSPHDEIPDVAGDAAPEELDIAIAIDRFEQVVDWKIAAMERRWAGLRSFAPDRLPVYGFDPRADGLFWFAGQGGFGIQTAPAAARLGAQLLLGLPRDGLTQEIDAAFYAPARFATV
- a CDS encoding A24 family peptidase — translated: MQGNIIVYGLVGALAIALLIAAFTDIRRRQIDNWLNAAIALGAPVYWWAADLSLWPDVAMQLGVALAAFLVLAGLFALKMMGGGDVKLLAALALWLAPLTFLKLLLMMSIIGGLLTIVMAAWHFTRTRRRDAKIPYGVAIAAAGLITLAPTLEAGWRSVTGA
- a CDS encoding CpaD family pilus assembly protein gives rise to the protein MRHSLTRSAASALALSLAVVLSACSSVPENRMLNSVHQPVVERNRYVFDVETLPGGGMSISEQRRLEGWFESLGLKYGDKIAVDDPLESRATMASVDTVAGRWGIIVEAGPAPVTPGYVPAGGARIVVSRTTASVPGCPDWSAKSDFSMSNRTMSNFGCATNSNLAAMVADKEHLIKGASGTGETVVMSGNKAIDSYRAAKPTGEEGLKNNSTSSVKSSSGGGN